A portion of the Chromobacterium sp. IIBBL 290-4 genome contains these proteins:
- a CDS encoding M3 family metallopeptidase → MDNPLLQAWDTPHQLPPFDRIRAEHFAPALEQLMAEHRQAVDDIARQTEPATFANTLEALESAALPLSRVALVFQNLCASHSSPELRAAERDLAPKLAAHHSAIYLNETLFARLDAVAKQAMELELDAEARRLLQRLHRDFTMAGACLQGEARRGFSDAVAELARLSAEFGQNVLADEAEYALQLRDEAELAGLPAALRASMAEAARQRGLEGHAATLAHSSATAFLAHASRADLREAIWRAKTRRGSQAGRDNRPLLCRILQLRQKQARLLGYANYADYALTDRMAGEPQAVYQLLEQVWEPAKALFEREKRQLQALARKLGLSEDIKPWDWRYLAEKVRLEHYALDDAQVKPYFSLESMQAAMFDVAGRLFCLSFEERHDLPRYHADVRTWEVSRHGQLIGIFLSDHFARPSKKGGAWNSIYRAQGRHGGISLPIVVNNTNFAKGAPTLLSFDDARTLFHEFGHALHCLLSDVRYPRLAGSRVPRDYVELPSQLMENWVLAPGILDKHARHVETGAAIPPELVAKILAAQNFQQGHATVRYAISALLDLALHQQADGIDDPDAFEAELCRRYGLPPEAELAHSLPHFNHLFNGGYAAGYYVYLWAEVLEAEAFAAFEEAGDLFDPELADKLHRHIYSAGDAREQRAAFRAFRGHEPQAQAMLKKRGLI, encoded by the coding sequence ATGGACAACCCGTTGCTGCAAGCCTGGGACACGCCGCATCAACTGCCGCCCTTCGACCGGATCCGCGCCGAGCATTTCGCGCCGGCGCTGGAGCAACTGATGGCGGAACACCGTCAGGCCGTTGACGACATCGCCAGGCAAACCGAGCCGGCCACCTTCGCCAACACGCTGGAAGCGCTGGAATCTGCGGCCTTGCCGCTGAGCCGGGTTGCACTGGTTTTCCAGAATCTGTGCGCCTCGCATTCGTCGCCGGAGCTACGGGCTGCCGAGCGCGACTTGGCGCCCAAGCTGGCGGCCCATCACAGCGCCATCTATCTGAATGAGACGCTGTTCGCCCGCCTGGACGCCGTCGCTAAGCAGGCCATGGAACTGGAGCTGGACGCGGAAGCCCGCCGCCTGCTGCAACGTCTGCACCGCGACTTCACGATGGCCGGCGCCTGTCTGCAAGGCGAGGCGCGTCGGGGATTCTCCGACGCGGTCGCCGAACTAGCCCGCCTATCCGCGGAGTTCGGCCAGAATGTTTTGGCCGACGAGGCCGAGTACGCGCTGCAACTGCGCGACGAGGCCGAACTGGCCGGCTTGCCGGCGGCGCTGCGCGCATCGATGGCGGAAGCCGCGCGCCAACGCGGCCTGGAAGGCCATGCCGCAACGCTGGCCCACTCTTCCGCCACCGCCTTTCTCGCTCACGCCAGCCGCGCCGATCTGCGCGAGGCCATCTGGCGCGCCAAGACCCGACGCGGCTCGCAAGCCGGGCGCGACAACCGCCCCCTGCTCTGCCGCATCCTGCAATTGCGGCAAAAACAGGCTCGCTTGCTCGGCTACGCCAATTACGCCGACTACGCGCTGACCGACCGCATGGCCGGCGAGCCGCAGGCGGTCTACCAGTTGTTGGAGCAGGTCTGGGAGCCCGCCAAGGCATTGTTCGAGCGCGAAAAGCGACAACTGCAGGCGCTGGCGCGCAAGCTGGGCTTGAGCGAAGACATTAAGCCCTGGGACTGGCGCTATCTGGCGGAAAAAGTCCGCTTAGAGCATTACGCGCTGGACGATGCGCAAGTGAAGCCTTATTTCAGCCTGGAAAGCATGCAGGCCGCCATGTTCGACGTCGCCGGCCGCTTGTTCTGCCTGAGCTTCGAAGAACGGCACGACCTGCCTCGCTACCACGCGGACGTCCGCACTTGGGAAGTCAGCCGCCACGGTCAATTGATCGGCATCTTCCTCAGCGACCACTTCGCCCGCCCCAGCAAGAAGGGCGGCGCTTGGAACAGCATCTACCGCGCCCAGGGAAGGCATGGCGGCATTTCCCTGCCCATCGTCGTCAACAACACCAACTTCGCCAAAGGCGCGCCGACGCTGCTCAGCTTCGACGACGCGCGCACGCTGTTCCATGAGTTCGGCCATGCCCTGCACTGCCTATTGTCCGATGTGCGCTACCCGCGCCTGGCCGGCTCAAGAGTGCCGCGCGACTACGTGGAATTGCCATCGCAATTGATGGAGAACTGGGTGCTGGCGCCCGGGATACTGGACAAGCACGCCCGCCATGTGGAAACCGGCGCAGCCATCCCTCCGGAGCTGGTGGCCAAAATATTGGCCGCGCAGAATTTCCAGCAGGGCCATGCCACCGTGCGCTACGCCATTTCGGCGCTGCTCGATCTGGCGCTGCACCAGCAGGCAGACGGCATTGACGACCCCGACGCTTTCGAGGCCGAGCTATGCCGCCGCTACGGCCTGCCGCCGGAGGCCGAGCTCGCCCACTCCCTGCCGCACTTCAACCACCTGTTCAACGGCGGTTACGCCGCCGGCTATTACGTCTACCTGTGGGCGGAGGTGCTGGAGGCGGAAGCCTTCGCCGCATTCGAAGAGGCCGGCGATCTGTTCGACCCGGAACTGGCCGACAAACTGCACCGCCATATCTACAGCGCCGGCGACGCCCGCGAACAGCGCGCCGCCTTCCGCGCCTTCCGCGGCCATGAGCCGCAGGCGCAAGCGATGCTGAAAAAACGCGGCCTGATCTGA